One Citrus sinensis cultivar Valencia sweet orange chromosome 5, DVS_A1.0, whole genome shotgun sequence genomic window, TGTTCCTCTCAGTAAGAAACAATAGACACTGGCTCTCAAATGCTCTCACTAAGCGACACTAGACACAATGAAACATCTTTTAAGAAGCAAAGGTCACGCAAACAACTCCAAAGTAATAATGTTTTAGTTGCAGTACAGTTTATCTCCTTTTTTGTTCATGTGAATCCTTGAGAATAGACATAATCAAATTCCTCTAAATGAGAATTATGTTCTAATTAATGATGTACATCGATAGAAAAGAGATAAAGTACTTGATGCATGAGAGACAGGTTAAAGATATGGTTTATTTCATAGCAGGAATTTATTTCCATATTCGAAGGCGGCAAATTCACTCACTTGAAAATAGACAGATGTAGTAAACAGACAAGTAGCATGTCATCAGTTCATTTGCCACTGCACCCAAAGCACAAAACACATAAATGTTAAACAAGCATGGTACATCTAAGAAGGAGAAATGGTTAAAGGACAAATTTTGCTTGCACATCCAAAGCAATAAAAATTGGCATTTCAAACAGAGGGGAAAAGGAGAACCTTTAGAACTGGTTCGCCTTTGTTAGTATTAGCAGATTGCTTTGCCATCGCTTCCATCTGTGCACGAGCAGCTCTTCCGGCGGCAGACTTTTCAAACTGCTCTTGCCTGCAATAATTGCCAAAACATAAGTACGGATTGATCTATAGAGAAACCTCTATGCAACTATGTAGATGACTTGTTCTGATTCATCGAGAAAGCTTCTCAGTAAGATTTTAGATGATACTTCGACATAGAAGTACAAGGTTCATTTATGCTTTGGGCTACATAAGAAGGgagaaaaaatagtaaatttgAAAGAGCATCGGcaagtaaatttcaaaacctgACTTTCAAAACCTGACACCCATTAAGTAGTagaaaaagtgaaaatctTGATTTAGATATAGCTAGTCAAACAGagattagtttattttttgttataaagcAGAGGTTTATTCAATTCAACTTCGATGTGCCTATAACGGGAACTGTTTCCATCATAATACATGATCGATACATATATCATGCAATTCAATAACAGTTAATGAAGTTAAACGGCTAAACGAAAAACaagaatcaaattattattattgttgttgttgtaagTAAAAGAGGGGAAAGAAAGGAATACCGATTTTGGGCGGCCTCAGCAGCCCTGGCTCGAGCCTCTGCAGAAGCCAATCTCTCTTGTTCCTTCCTCTGCTGCTTGTTTCCCCCATCGAAGCAATCAAAGCATCCCATTTTTTTCTCCCCTTTCGACTTGGGATATTATGTTTTGTTGTGACTGCCTATCTATAAATACCCGATTTTGGATTACAGTGTACGCGCTTTCAGTTTCTGATTCATTTTCAGCTTGCCACGTCATTAGTTGGGCGTAGAGGACGAAGCAGTAAACCAAATGGGACATAattgtaagaaaaatgaaacGACAACGTTTGTTGAATATCTACAATTTTCTCCTAAATTCCGGGATCATTTTATGATTTGGCGCCATATTGATTTTCCGAAAGCAGCAATCTTTTCGAACACCTTCCTAAAGATCAAAAACGTTATCGGAAATTTCCTTCGGCACGGGAGGGAATTGGATCTGAAGGAACAAGCTTTTAGCTTCGCATGCAGGggatattttggtaattgacagcgattttttttttatacaattaaaaagTAACCCCAATTATTTACCTGCAGAAACTGAAAGCAAAACCCTAACAAAATCCGATCGAAACCAAAAGCAAAATACAAAATGCGACCGTTAGATTCACTCCCTCCAACCGAAGCCCTAGAAATCGAGAACGGCCTGAAACTGGTCCCGCGCATGAAGCTCACACTCACGATCAACCCTGCGACTCCCTCTGCCACAAAACCGATAGATGAGTGGCAGCTAAAGCGAGCTCTAACAGACTTCCTGAAGACTTCCCTCTCCGTCCCCATCACCGTCCCCGAAGAGGACCTCGAGATCAGACGGTTCAGAGACCTCAAGAAACGCAAGCGCGACGACCCCGTCGCACACGGCAATCTCTTCATTCGCGACTTTGAATTTCTACATAAAACCCGTAGAAAAAACGCAGATGAAGAAACAGAT contains:
- the LOC102626281 gene encoding uncharacterized protein LOC102626281 — encoded protein: MGCFDCFDGGNKQQRKEQERLASAEARARAAEAAQNRQEQFEKSAAGRAARAQMEAMAKQSANTNKGEPVLKWQMN